A single region of the Saprospiraceae bacterium genome encodes:
- a CDS encoding c-type cytochrome yields MKKEIQWPIKVLLLCIVIVGFYSCKNAPLGEPTSSQSEDRNIRTTDPLSPAEERLGFKLPPGFEVQLFASEPDIGKPLNMSFDAKGRMWVTQSYEYPFPDTTGAGKDKISILEDTNGDGTADKITVFADSLNIPIGIQVVPGGVIAYSIPNIWYLMDHDGDDRVDERKILYAGFQYKDTHGMVNNFVRSWDGWIHADHGFSNTSRVAGSDGDTIVMTSGNTFRFRMDGSRVEFTTTGRVNPYGYAYDELGYTYSTDCHTSPVYQLVRGADYPHFGKQPTGIGFGPALMKHDYGSTALAGLDYYIADQFPEAFQHNFYYGDVVLSRVSRSNFKMKGTTPVIQQEEDFIISDDPWFRPVDVKLGPDGALYVADFYNRIIGHYEVPLDHPGRDRQRGRIWRIVYTGKDAKAPEKWDYSAATLSELADHLQHPNLPLRMAIADQIVDRFGAEAIPAMQKIVKDNGPTSAQIQALWILYRLNGLEQDLLQLAANRPNETLQVHSLRIMFELEKLPPPLLAVAVSLLQHESPHIRRQAVMVISKYPSQKHVPLLLTLLKESDKEDTHFYYSIRQSLRDQIRDLKVLNWVNTQSWSEADARLIADVMVGVDAVAAGQFLLDHLAKVAEPLDARKRYTTHAARWLPGKDMDRLVAALTPIGRDYPDEDYPVFLSMLAGMEQAAKPMGQKGRDWATRLATNFLNRPIEQYASWRVVPIDRKPYNANTWTLLEPTADNATVFLNSGGSNSVSAMHSPVFEMPKNLSFTLRGRKNPASENQKASPPTNSVALIDQATGKVLAAGEVTEEKTDRRITWADDNHTGKQVYLSIIDGSSNGQENIAIGALEPAVVSFPAISPATCVERQRFAARMAADYDIPSLAAPLAQLVASELADVQVRDEAAKALIALKDKAVFVNIKTLLAQDIPLKLKELWLLSLSKSEQAEGRAMIPAYIQDIPYQSQKEVVMNMGGSSAGINFLLDAVEDIQINPRLLRELQVAERLQTNMTDAQAQRYAALLQAVVPPAEDIDQLINDRLRGYSASNFSVDKGKTHFSVYCGICHKVGEEGGNIGPQLDGVGNWGAQALAEKILDPNRNISKAFTMYTVKLKDGSTTAGLFRREEGQVLVFADVQGQEFSIDKNDIETQKASAYTLMPAQFRETIPEEDFKDLLAYLLNLKSTI; encoded by the coding sequence ATGAAAAAAGAAATCCAATGGCCTATAAAGGTATTATTACTCTGCATCGTCATCGTAGGTTTTTATAGCTGCAAAAATGCTCCTTTAGGGGAACCCACATCTTCTCAATCGGAAGATAGAAATATCCGGACAACCGATCCATTATCACCCGCAGAGGAAAGGTTAGGTTTTAAACTCCCCCCAGGGTTTGAAGTACAATTATTTGCTTCCGAACCGGATATTGGAAAACCCCTCAATATGTCTTTTGATGCAAAAGGCCGGATGTGGGTGACCCAATCCTACGAATACCCTTTTCCTGATACGACTGGCGCAGGGAAAGATAAAATCTCCATATTGGAAGACACAAATGGAGACGGTACTGCCGATAAAATTACTGTTTTTGCTGATTCTCTCAATATTCCTATTGGCATCCAAGTGGTACCGGGAGGAGTGATTGCGTATAGCATTCCCAATATTTGGTATTTGATGGATCACGATGGGGATGACCGGGTGGATGAGCGAAAAATACTCTATGCCGGATTTCAATATAAAGATACACATGGAATGGTCAATAACTTTGTCCGCTCCTGGGATGGATGGATTCATGCCGATCATGGGTTTTCGAATACATCTAGGGTGGCTGGCTCTGACGGAGATACGATCGTGATGACTTCTGGTAATACCTTCCGGTTTAGGATGGATGGAAGCCGGGTAGAATTCACTACAACGGGACGGGTCAATCCGTATGGGTATGCCTATGATGAGTTGGGTTATACCTATTCTACTGATTGCCATACAAGCCCGGTCTATCAATTGGTGCGAGGAGCAGATTATCCGCATTTTGGGAAACAACCCACGGGGATCGGATTTGGGCCGGCTCTCATGAAACACGATTATGGCTCAACGGCCCTCGCTGGCCTCGACTATTATATTGCGGACCAGTTTCCGGAAGCATTCCAACATAATTTTTATTACGGTGATGTGGTTCTAAGCCGGGTGTCGCGAAGTAACTTCAAGATGAAAGGGACGACCCCTGTTATTCAGCAAGAAGAAGACTTTATTATCAGCGACGACCCGTGGTTTAGGCCGGTAGATGTCAAATTGGGGCCAGATGGCGCCCTCTACGTAGCCGATTTCTATAATCGAATTATAGGGCATTATGAAGTGCCGCTGGACCACCCAGGCAGGGATCGACAAAGGGGACGGATATGGCGGATTGTATACACGGGTAAGGATGCCAAAGCCCCAGAAAAATGGGATTACTCAGCAGCTACCTTAAGCGAATTGGCCGATCATCTTCAACATCCCAATTTGCCTTTGCGAATGGCGATTGCCGATCAAATCGTGGATCGTTTTGGTGCTGAGGCGATCCCCGCTATGCAGAAAATCGTAAAAGACAATGGTCCTACTTCTGCCCAAATTCAGGCTTTGTGGATATTGTATCGATTGAATGGATTGGAGCAAGATTTACTACAATTGGCCGCGAATCGGCCCAATGAAACCCTCCAGGTACATAGCTTGCGAATCATGTTTGAATTAGAAAAACTGCCACCACCTTTACTAGCCGTGGCCGTCTCGCTACTCCAGCATGAAAGCCCACATATCAGGCGACAAGCTGTTATGGTTATCAGCAAATATCCTTCTCAAAAACATGTTCCGCTATTGCTTACCTTGCTAAAGGAGTCCGACAAGGAGGACACCCATTTTTACTATAGCATCCGGCAATCCCTGAGGGATCAAATTCGTGATCTAAAGGTACTCAATTGGGTCAATACCCAAAGTTGGTCGGAAGCAGATGCCCGATTGATAGCCGATGTAATGGTTGGGGTGGATGCGGTAGCAGCTGGCCAATTCTTACTTGATCATTTAGCGAAGGTCGCTGAACCCTTAGACGCCAGAAAACGCTATACCACCCATGCCGCCCGCTGGCTACCTGGCAAAGATATGGACAGGCTGGTGGCCGCCTTAACGCCTATTGGGAGGGATTATCCGGATGAAGACTACCCTGTGTTTTTATCAATGCTGGCTGGTATGGAACAGGCGGCCAAACCCATGGGGCAAAAAGGCCGTGACTGGGCCACCCGTCTGGCGACCAATTTTTTAAACCGTCCGATTGAGCAATATGCATCCTGGCGAGTGGTCCCGATCGACCGCAAGCCCTACAATGCCAATACCTGGACCCTGCTCGAACCCACAGCAGACAATGCTACCGTCTTCCTGAATAGTGGCGGCAGCAATTCCGTTTCCGCCATGCACTCTCCCGTCTTCGAAATGCCAAAAAACCTTAGTTTCACCCTGCGTGGCCGAAAAAACCCAGCTAGTGAGAACCAAAAGGCTAGTCCACCGACCAACAGCGTAGCACTAATCGACCAAGCCACCGGAAAAGTACTCGCCGCTGGCGAGGTTACCGAAGAAAAAACGGATAGGCGTATCACCTGGGCTGATGATAATCATACCGGAAAGCAGGTCTATCTGAGTATCATTGACGGTAGCTCCAACGGGCAGGAGAACATCGCCATTGGCGCGCTTGAACCTGCGGTGGTTTCCTTTCCAGCGATCAGTCCCGCTACGTGTGTGGAGCGGCAGCGCTTTGCAGCCAGGATGGCAGCAGATTACGATATACCATCTTTAGCAGCTCCGCTAGCTCAATTGGTAGCGTCCGAATTGGCAGATGTGCAGGTTAGAGATGAAGCGGCAAAAGCTTTAATAGCCCTAAAGGACAAAGCGGTTTTCGTCAATATAAAGACCTTATTAGCACAGGATATCCCACTGAAATTAAAAGAATTGTGGTTGCTTAGTCTAAGTAAAAGCGAACAAGCCGAAGGCAGAGCAATGATTCCTGCTTATATCCAGGACATACCTTATCAATCCCAAAAAGAAGTGGTGATGAATATGGGTGGTTCCAGCGCAGGCATTAATTTCTTACTAGATGCCGTTGAGGACATCCAAATCAATCCGAGGCTGTTACGGGAACTCCAGGTGGCCGAACGATTGCAGACCAATATGACGGATGCACAAGCACAGCGATACGCGGCACTTCTGCAAGCCGTAGTGCCACCCGCTGAAGATATTGATCAATTAATCAATGATCGCTTACGTGGTTATTCGGCTAGCAATTTTTCCGTTGATAAAGGGAAAACACACTTCTCGGTATATTGTGGTATCTGCCATAAGGTTGGAGAAGAAGGCGGAAATATTGGCCCACAGCTTGACGGTGTCGGCAATTGGGGTGCACAAGCTTTGGCTGAAAAGATATTGGACCCCAACCGAAATATCTCCAAGGCCTTTACCATGTATACGGTCAAATTGAAAGACGGAAGTACAACGGCTGGTTTATTTAGGCGGGAGGAAGGCCAAGTTCTTGTCTTTGCGGATGTACAGGGACAGGAATTTTCTATTGATAAAAATGACATAGAAACACAAAAAGCTTCTGCCTATACCCTGATGCCTGCTCAATTTCGTGAAACCATCCCTGAAGAAGACTTCAAAGACTTACTTGCTTATCTTTTAAACTTAAAATCCACCATCTAA
- a CDS encoding LytTR family DNA-binding domain-containing protein, with protein MKLRSLIIDDEPLAHKIVLEYASEVPFVEIVGQCYLATEALALLRAQEVDLIFLDIQMPKIKGLDFLRTLNKKPLVIITSAYEEYALESFELDVCDYLLKPFRFDRFLKAANRALELHQLKQGVLSVSPTSQEPAAAPGQLFIKSDKRLIQIDLAAVFYLESYGNYVKVWLENEFHLTPRTLSSFEDQLPSPDFLRIHKSFIIHKKFIDYIEGNFLVMKNKKQLPIGKNHRQDIKSI; from the coding sequence ATGAAACTCCGTTCTTTAATCATAGATGACGAGCCACTGGCACACAAGATCGTACTTGAGTATGCCAGTGAAGTCCCTTTTGTAGAGATAGTCGGGCAATGTTACCTGGCAACGGAAGCCTTGGCCTTGCTTCGAGCGCAAGAAGTAGATCTGATTTTTTTGGACATCCAAATGCCTAAAATTAAAGGGCTGGACTTTTTGCGAACGCTGAATAAAAAACCACTGGTCATCATCACTTCTGCCTATGAAGAATATGCCCTTGAAAGCTTTGAACTGGACGTTTGCGATTATTTATTGAAACCGTTTCGATTTGACCGTTTCCTGAAAGCAGCCAATAGAGCCTTAGAATTACATCAGTTAAAACAAGGAGTGCTTTCCGTGTCGCCCACTTCGCAGGAGCCTGCCGCCGCCCCTGGCCAACTATTCATCAAATCAGATAAACGCCTGATTCAAATTGATCTGGCAGCCGTCTTTTACCTCGAAAGTTACGGCAATTATGTCAAGGTCTGGCTTGAAAACGAATTCCACCTTACGCCTCGAACCCTGTCTAGCTTCGAAGATCAATTACCCTCCCCTGACTTTTTACGTATTCACAAGTCGTTCATCATCCACAAAAAATTCATTGACTACATCGAAGGTAATTTTTTGGTGATGAAGAATAAAAAACAATTACCGATTGGGAAAAACCATCGGCAGGATATTAAAAGCATTTAA
- a CDS encoding VCBS repeat-containing protein yields the protein MSSQIRFSTISLLFLAIFCLRCSVPATTTEKSQPSFKKEVIYSTFISEGANAADVDKDGDLDILAGHYWFEAPDWQTHEIRQPETFDYTTGYSHSFLNFTMDVNQDGWEDFICFDFPGAGVYWYENPKGADQHWKEYLIDSMACNESPMTVDLDGDGRLELMFGNRIRGEMMWFQPPAKVGDTTWVGRAIGLPQEEGTRQFSHGLGWGDINGDGIKDIIVREGWWEVPKDLSAFPWTFHPADLGLPCSQMYAYDFDQDGDQDVLSASAHAYGVWWHEQIQEEGAIAFRRHLIDTSFSQTHGVAMLDLNGDNQPDFVTGKRFFAHQGKDPGGLEPAVIYWFELTHGEDKTPTWVRHTIDEDSGIGIHVVAKDLNGDGKTDILNGNKKGVIVFWGQ from the coding sequence ATGTCAAGCCAAATCAGATTTTCTACTATTTCACTATTGTTTTTGGCTATTTTTTGCCTTCGATGCAGTGTACCTGCCACGACCACCGAAAAAAGCCAGCCAAGCTTTAAGAAAGAAGTCATTTATAGCACCTTCATTTCGGAGGGGGCCAATGCGGCCGATGTAGATAAGGATGGTGATCTGGATATATTGGCCGGACACTATTGGTTCGAAGCGCCAGATTGGCAAACTCACGAGATTCGCCAACCAGAAACTTTTGATTATACCACTGGCTATAGTCATTCTTTTTTGAATTTCACGATGGATGTCAACCAGGATGGATGGGAAGATTTTATCTGTTTTGATTTTCCGGGTGCGGGGGTCTATTGGTATGAAAACCCGAAAGGAGCAGATCAGCATTGGAAGGAATACCTCATCGATTCTATGGCTTGTAATGAATCGCCTATGACCGTCGACCTGGATGGAGACGGCCGCCTTGAACTCATGTTTGGCAACCGAATCCGAGGAGAGATGATGTGGTTTCAGCCCCCAGCCAAAGTGGGAGATACCACTTGGGTAGGTCGGGCCATTGGCCTACCACAGGAAGAAGGCACACGCCAGTTTTCCCATGGTTTAGGCTGGGGAGACATCAATGGAGATGGGATCAAAGACATCATCGTCAGAGAAGGTTGGTGGGAGGTTCCCAAAGATTTATCCGCTTTTCCCTGGACTTTTCATCCGGCGGATTTAGGCTTGCCTTGCTCCCAGATGTATGCTTATGACTTTGATCAGGACGGTGACCAAGATGTGCTTTCTGCTTCTGCGCATGCCTACGGCGTCTGGTGGCATGAGCAAATCCAGGAAGAAGGCGCTATCGCCTTCCGTCGCCACCTGATCGACACCTCTTTTTCTCAAACCCATGGTGTAGCGATGCTCGACCTCAATGGTGATAATCAACCTGATTTTGTGACGGGAAAACGCTTTTTCGCTCATCAGGGCAAAGATCCTGGCGGCCTGGAGCCCGCCGTCATCTACTGGTTTGAGCTCACCCACGGGGAAGACAAGACTCCAACCTGGGTGCGCCATACCATTGACGAAGATTCAGGAATTGGTATACATGTGGTAGCTAAGGATCTCAATGGAGATGGGAAAACAGATATCCTAAATGGCAATAAAAAGGGGGTGATTGTGTTTTGGGGGCAGTGA
- a CDS encoding efflux RND transporter permease subunit encodes MTRIIKYFIANPIVGNTLMVGLFILGFFGYSSIKTTLLPELESRMITIQVVYPGSSPEEVEEGIITKIEENLKGVNGIERTTSTSIENAGLVTIEVLKGFDTDLVLRDVKNAVDGVSSFPIGMEPPIIKKEERLGFAISFSLTGSVDLRTLKNFSRQVENELLAIPGISRVAIQGFPEEEIAINFRERDLRKYQLSFDQAVNMVRGANLEVTGGKIKAEREELLIRARNKAYQAEDLQDIVIQTNPDGGVIRLYQVADITNQWADVPSRSYMNGDAAVIVTVQHTLQEDMLEVTEKVRDYIAGFNKSHSVLKATMIQDASEPLNERIQLMVDNGVIGFVLVLVLLAFFLNWRLAFWVALSIPISFAGMFIFADLLGITINMMSLFGMIIVVGILVDDGIVIAENIFQKYENGMAPMQAALEGTLEVLPAVFAAIITTIVAFSGFFFVDGSLGEFGIELAIVVIFSLSFSLLEGILILPAHVAHSKALKKNGAKPNPLIIWLNGGMDFLRDKAYLPVLRFAMNNSLVMIAICIASLAIVVGAFQGGLLRSTFFPSVPSERFTVELRLPAGAREELTLTVLNRIETAAWELSKAYSDSLYNGEKQLFLKIEKSLGPTSNQGLIAISLIGNEYRESLTARDLTAILREKVGPIYEAETLQYRVRSAFGKPVDLSILGSDYDELEKATVEIEAQLKKMTDLRDVTNNNLEGLKEIDIELKPKAYNLGLTLGEVIRQVRQGFFGAEVQRLQRGVDEVKVWVRYQANDRSDVNYLANMHIRTAKGLAVPLKEIATFAIERGVISINHLDGQREVNLEAEIVDDNVSVSGVQQEIQEVILPPILAKYPSVSIKYGGESREQAKTMKTLIRTIGMIMLGIFFIILLTFKSVSQTLIIFALIPFGFVGVGWGHYWMNTPLSMVSLLGFTALIGILVNDALVFVTTFNDKIREGNTFEEALLASGLSRFRPIILTSVTTIAGLGPILLEKSQGAQLLIPMAISVAFGLLMVTIIILALIPALLVVANGIKVWAISTWEGAPVAQHSVEPAFPGRKPYLLLTSASALMAVTAFAALAFAALKLAALIF; translated from the coding sequence GTGACTAGAATCATTAAATACTTTATAGCGAACCCAATCGTTGGCAATACGCTAATGGTAGGCTTGTTTATTTTAGGGTTCTTTGGGTATTCTAGTATTAAAACAACCCTCTTACCCGAGTTGGAGAGTAGAATGATTACCATCCAAGTCGTTTACCCCGGCTCCTCACCTGAGGAAGTAGAAGAAGGCATTATTACCAAAATTGAAGAAAACTTAAAAGGGGTGAATGGGATAGAAAGAACAACATCCACCAGTATAGAAAACGCAGGTTTAGTCACGATAGAGGTCTTAAAAGGCTTTGATACCGATTTGGTTTTAAGGGATGTGAAAAACGCAGTGGATGGCGTGAGTTCTTTTCCGATAGGTATGGAGCCACCGATCATCAAGAAGGAAGAAAGACTAGGTTTTGCCATCAGCTTCTCTTTGACGGGGTCTGTTGATCTTCGAACACTCAAGAACTTTTCACGTCAGGTGGAAAATGAACTGTTGGCTATTCCCGGGATTTCCCGGGTTGCGATTCAAGGTTTTCCGGAAGAGGAGATTGCGATCAACTTTAGAGAAAGGGACCTTCGCAAATACCAACTAAGTTTCGACCAGGCGGTGAATATGGTCCGTGGAGCCAACCTGGAGGTCACGGGCGGAAAAATCAAGGCGGAGCGCGAAGAGTTGTTGATTCGTGCCAGAAATAAAGCATACCAGGCCGAAGACCTACAGGATATTGTCATACAAACCAATCCGGATGGAGGCGTCATCCGCTTATACCAGGTAGCAGATATTACCAATCAATGGGCGGACGTACCCAGTCGATCTTATATGAATGGCGATGCGGCAGTTATTGTGACGGTTCAGCACACCTTACAAGAAGATATGCTGGAGGTAACGGAAAAAGTTCGCGATTACATTGCTGGCTTTAACAAAAGCCATTCCGTCCTTAAAGCCACCATGATACAGGATGCCTCCGAACCACTAAATGAGCGCATCCAACTGATGGTAGATAACGGGGTTATCGGTTTTGTGTTAGTACTGGTACTATTGGCTTTTTTCTTGAATTGGCGATTAGCTTTTTGGGTAGCGCTTTCCATTCCTATTTCTTTTGCCGGCATGTTCATTTTTGCCGATTTGCTCGGGATAACCATCAACATGATGTCCTTGTTTGGGATGATTATAGTGGTAGGTATTCTGGTCGACGATGGGATTGTCATTGCAGAGAATATTTTCCAAAAGTATGAAAATGGCATGGCGCCTATGCAGGCGGCCCTGGAAGGCACCCTGGAAGTCCTACCTGCTGTTTTTGCGGCCATTATTACCACCATCGTTGCGTTCTCCGGCTTCTTTTTTGTCGACGGTAGTTTGGGGGAATTTGGAATTGAATTGGCAATTGTTGTCATTTTCAGCCTCAGTTTTTCGCTATTGGAAGGCATTTTAATCCTCCCAGCTCATGTGGCACATTCCAAAGCCCTGAAAAAGAATGGCGCAAAGCCCAATCCCTTGATAATCTGGTTAAATGGCGGCATGGATTTCCTCCGGGATAAAGCTTATCTGCCTGTGCTGCGATTCGCTATGAACAACAGTCTCGTCATGATTGCGATTTGTATAGCGAGCTTGGCTATTGTAGTGGGGGCTTTCCAGGGTGGACTGCTTCGAAGTACCTTTTTCCCTTCTGTGCCCAGTGAACGTTTTACGGTGGAATTGAGGCTTCCGGCTGGCGCAAGGGAGGAGTTAACCCTTACGGTGCTCAATAGAATAGAAACGGCGGCTTGGGAATTGAGCAAAGCCTATAGTGATAGCCTGTACAATGGAGAAAAACAACTGTTTTTGAAGATCGAAAAGAGCCTCGGGCCGACTTCAAACCAAGGTCTGATCGCTATCTCTTTGATCGGAAATGAATATCGGGAATCCTTGACTGCCCGCGACCTGACCGCCATTCTACGAGAAAAAGTCGGGCCTATCTACGAAGCAGAAACCTTGCAATATAGAGTGCGCAGTGCCTTTGGAAAACCCGTAGACCTCTCCATCCTCGGCAGCGATTATGATGAACTCGAAAAAGCCACGGTCGAAATCGAAGCACAATTAAAAAAAATGACAGACCTGAGGGACGTCACCAACAATAATTTGGAAGGCCTCAAGGAGATCGATATTGAACTAAAACCCAAAGCTTATAACCTGGGCCTGACCCTGGGCGAAGTCATCCGCCAAGTTCGACAAGGTTTCTTTGGCGCCGAGGTGCAACGCTTGCAAAGAGGCGTGGATGAAGTCAAGGTATGGGTCCGTTACCAAGCCAATGACCGTTCGGATGTAAACTACCTCGCTAATATGCACATTCGAACGGCGAAGGGTTTGGCTGTTCCGCTGAAAGAAATTGCCACTTTTGCTATCGAAAGAGGAGTGATTAGTATCAATCACCTGGACGGACAAAGAGAAGTCAATCTGGAAGCCGAAATTGTCGATGATAATGTCTCGGTTTCGGGTGTGCAGCAAGAGATTCAGGAGGTGATTTTGCCACCCATTCTAGCAAAATATCCTTCCGTTTCTATTAAATATGGCGGCGAAAGCAGGGAACAAGCAAAAACGATGAAAACCTTGATTCGCACCATCGGTATGATTATGCTAGGTATCTTTTTTATCATTTTGCTGACCTTCAAATCGGTGAGCCAGACGCTTATCATTTTTGCGCTCATTCCCTTTGGCTTTGTCGGTGTAGGCTGGGGCCATTATTGGATGAATACCCCGCTCAGCATGGTCTCTTTGCTTGGCTTTACGGCTTTGATAGGCATTTTGGTAAATGATGCCCTGGTATTCGTCACCACCTTCAATGATAAAATAAGAGAGGGGAATACTTTTGAAGAGGCGTTATTAGCATCAGGCTTATCCCGATTCCGGCCAATTATACTCACTTCGGTGACCACTATTGCTGGGCTAGGTCCTATTCTGTTAGAGAAAAGCCAGGGTGCGCAGTTGCTTATTCCCATGGCTATCTCCGTGGCTTTTGGACTGCTGATGGTGACCATCATTATCCTGGCCTTGATTCCGGCCTTATTGGTAGTTGCGAATGGGATCAAAGTATGGGCGATTTCGACATGGGAGGGCGCGCCTGTTGCCCAGCATAGCGTGGAGCCTGCCTTCCCCGGGCGAAAGCCATACCTCCTGCTAACCAGTGCGAGTGCCCTGATGGCTGTTACTGCTTTCGCCGCCCTGGCTTTTGCTGCATTGAAGTTAGCTGCGCTTATTTTCTAA
- a CDS encoding efflux RND transporter periplasmic adaptor subunit, with product MDTRKWVMSILLTFVTLFIGMIGYRILVNQKKPLAALAEQQERLREVVVQQFLAEETAHKIPIDGRLVAAEKVNFFANVSGILLPSSKVLKEGTYVQKGELLFDIDQRKAMYNLHAQRSQLLHLLTLIIPDLKLDYPDAYEKWQAYLDAFEVEKPIQALPSISNEQEKYFVASKNIQQLYYSIKSLEANLTDFKIYSPFTGAITQANTFPGTMVNPGQPLGAMINTSLFELETPIAEVDLPYIKVGNRALLYSDAAAIQWKGTVRRISNQIDPFTQNVPVFIEISGKELKEGMFLQGHIEGIPLAQAVSLPKDIIVNQEYVFTVEDSIIHLFHLAIERRDNEQVYVTNLAAATWVVSSSPDGLFEGQKVIPKQRNEIRD from the coding sequence ATGGATACAAGAAAATGGGTAATGTCTATTCTCCTGACCTTTGTGACGCTATTCATTGGGATGATAGGATACCGGATTTTGGTGAATCAAAAAAAGCCCTTAGCTGCTTTGGCTGAGCAGCAGGAGCGACTTCGGGAAGTAGTCGTCCAACAGTTTTTAGCCGAAGAGACAGCCCATAAAATACCTATAGATGGACGATTGGTCGCGGCGGAGAAGGTTAATTTTTTTGCCAATGTGTCCGGTATTTTGCTACCCTCCTCCAAGGTGTTAAAAGAAGGTACTTATGTGCAAAAAGGAGAACTGCTTTTCGATATTGACCAGCGTAAAGCCATGTACAATCTCCATGCTCAACGGAGCCAATTGCTTCACCTCCTTACCCTGATCATTCCTGATTTAAAGCTGGACTACCCGGATGCTTACGAGAAATGGCAAGCTTATTTAGATGCCTTTGAAGTGGAGAAACCGATACAAGCACTACCTTCAATCAGCAATGAACAAGAAAAATACTTTGTGGCTTCCAAAAATATCCAACAATTGTATTATTCCATCAAAAGCCTGGAAGCAAACCTGACTGATTTTAAAATCTATTCGCCCTTTACAGGGGCCATCACCCAAGCCAATACTTTCCCCGGAACGATGGTGAACCCTGGCCAACCCCTGGGGGCGATGATCAATACGTCTCTTTTTGAATTAGAAACGCCAATTGCTGAGGTCGATTTGCCTTACATAAAGGTAGGTAACAGGGCCCTGTTGTATTCAGATGCGGCAGCCATTCAGTGGAAAGGCACCGTCCGGCGCATCAGCAACCAAATTGATCCTTTCACACAGAATGTTCCCGTGTTTATTGAAATAAGCGGGAAGGAATTAAAAGAAGGCATGTTCTTACAAGGCCATATAGAGGGGATACCCTTAGCCCAGGCAGTTAGTTTACCCAAGGATATTATCGTCAATCAGGAATATGTTTTTACGGTGGAAGATTCCATTATCCATTTGTTTCATTTGGCCATTGAAAGACGAGATAACGAACAGGTGTATGTTACTAATTTAGCTGCAGCAACCTGGGTAGTCAGCAGCTCGCCGGATGGCTTATTCGAAGGCCAAAAGGTTATTCCTAAACAACGGAACGAAATACGTGACTAG